In the Parashewanella tropica genome, CTTTGCATAAATCGAGGTTTGTTAACATTCCATCTTGTAATGATTTTAACGCTTTGTTTTTCGAACCTCGATGGATCATTTCCTGATAAAGCAGACTCGTCATTGGGCTAATTGAGTCACAATCCACTGGACTCACCATTTTAAATTCATGCTCGACTTGAACTGAACTCATTTTTTTAATGGTATTAGGTGAAATAACGGCCAATGTAGGGCAGCTGAGGTTTAGGTTTTGAGAAAAAACGAAACCATCATCGTTTGATGATGTTTGCATTTCATCAGTATCACAAGCTAAGTTGTTATTACAATCCGAGCAAACCATTGCATTTTGCAAGTAATCATCATCAGCGATAACAGCTATAGATTTATGTTTTGATGATGAACCATCAAAACAAGCGTTGAGAAATAATGACAAGGAAACAACCAGCAATCCTTTGTACGACATGACCTACTCCAATATTAGCTAACATCCTTGAAATTAAAGCTTAGCAAGAATTTTGAGTTGAGTAGGTATTTTGAACAAAGAAATCCTAGAAGCAGGTTTCAAAAAATCTCTACCTCTAGGATTAAAGCGGGTTTACTGTATTTCGGCTAACATCTGTTGACGTATATATTTAACTGGTGCACTACCATAACTTAAAAACTTCTCGTGGAACTGTTTAAGATCGAATTTCTTACCCAGTAGCTGTTTATATTCTTCTCGGAAGTCATAGATTTCTCTATAACCAGAATAGTAGCTAGTGAGCTGAACTTGACTTAATGTCGCACGACGCCACTTACCTTCTGCTTCGGCACGTTCTTGGAAAGCTTCGTTCATCAACAAGTCTAAGCCTTGTTGTTTAGTCATACCTTTGACCTGAATGCTGTAATCAAGAATGGTGTTACAAATTACACGTAGATTCCATTTGTAGTACATCAACCACATTTCTGGCTCAAAGTTGCTATAGCCTTCCTCAAGCATCATACGTTCAGTGTATACAGCCCAGCCCTCAACCATGGCGCCATTACCAAATAAACTTTTAACCAAACTTGGTGATTCATTTGAATAAACCAATTGTGTGTAATGACCAGGAATGGCTTCATGGATATTTAGAATTTGTAAAATCCAATGATTGTATTCACGAAGATAACTTTCAGCTTGTCCATCTGACATGGCATCAAGCGGAGTTACGTTGTAATAAGTATTTCCGTGTTTATCGTAAGGGCCAGGGGCACTAATCGATGCACCTGCAAAACCACGCATATAGGCTGGGGTTTCACGAACAACAAGAGGCTTAGAAGGATCTAGTGTGATTAACTGCTTTTTATTGACAAAGTCTACTAACTCAGGAATTTGCTTTTTGACCTCAGCTACAAAGTCATCACGTTTAACATGGTTTACTGAGAGTTTTTCAATCAGTTGACGAATCGCCTGTTTATTATCTTTCGGCTGTGGCTCAGTGAAGTATTTTGACCATAGCTGATCCGTAAGCTTAACCATTTCCCCTTGAACACGATTTTTATCCGCCACCGCTTTTTCATAAAGCTGCCTTGCAGTCATACCTGATTGGATATCTAGTGCAAACTTTTGTTCATATAACTTTTCACCAATACGGAAACTACGAGCACCATTTTTGGCTAGATCTTTTTCTAAATTATGAAGCCAAGTAACATAACCTTTTATCGCTTGACGAGATTGATTAACTCTCTGAACAAATAACTGTTTATCAGATTCTGACAGCCCAGATTTTTTTGCCTTTTCAATAAGCTCATCAGAAAATACGCCTAGCCCGCCTTTATTTTGCTGAATGGCTAATTGAGTATGTTCAAGCGTAGGATTAGAGATATTTCCTTTAGCCGCTTTGTAATACGCTGCTATATATTGCATCCTGTTAAGAACTGATTTTAATCTTTGATCTAGAGGCGCAAAATCTTCGTTGATAATTTGGGCAAAACCACCAGCAACATTATATTGTGCAGGATTCCACTGCCACGCTTTGCCATTATTGATACCCCATTCTATTTTATCGAGTACGTTTTCAATCAAGCGGAAATCAATAGTTTGACTAATGGTTAAGGTCGACAGTTTAATCTGCTTAAGCGCATCTCTTTGTTTTTGCACAAACGCCAATGTTTTTGTACGACTTTGTTGATTTGGTATAACCAGTTCACCATCATATTTATGGTAACCGCTATACGTTGCCCACGTTGGAAACTGTTTCCACAAGTCATTAATAAATTGCTGTGAAAAATCAGAGAAAGCTTGGCTTTTTACTTGTGAATGTTGAGGGTGTTGAACTTCATTTGAGGAGTGTGAGCCACTGCAGGCAGTGACTCCAACTAATGCGGTTGTAAGCGCTAAAGCTAATAAGCTCTTTTTCATTATTATGTTCCTAACTTTTTCGTTTGAAACATAATACTTCATTCAATAACTAATACAATCTAGCTTCGCCCTCGGGTCGAGTTTTAAGCACCTTTAAACACCACATGTATTGCTCAGGATGGGCCATAATAGAGCGTTCTATCATATCATTTAGGCACTGCGCTTCAGATTGCTTACATTTGATGGGATCCAAATCACATTCTTCCATCACTTTAACTTCAAACCTATGGCTCTCTTTTGAATATCCAACACATACAGGAAGTACGACAGCGTCACCAGCCTTTGCCAGCCGACCCACCACAGGTAATGTGGCTTTGGTGGTATTAAAAAAAGGCGCTAAAACACTTTTTTCTGGCCCTAGATCTTCATCGGGTAAATAAAAAAAACTTCTGTCTTCTTTCAATGCCGAAATCATAGCACGTAGCCCTGCTTCACGCTTATAAACATGACCACCATGACTACTTCTTATTTTTACCGTCAGCCATTGAAACAATGGATTTCGGTGAGCTTTAGTCATTGCCATCATGGGTAACTCTGCACTCAACCTTAAACCAGCGTGCTCTAGCCCCCAAACATGTGGAGAAATAAAAATAATTGGCTTTCCTTCATCACGAGCTTTTTTTATATGTTGCTGTCCAGATAAAGAGACCGATTTCTGTAATTTATCCTTATTGCACAACATTAATTCAGCTTGAGCCAATAAGGTCATTAAAAAATACTCAATATTTTCTCTGACTAACAGTTCAATTTCATCGGAAGATTTTTGAGGAAAACAAGCGTTGAGGTTAGCTTTGCAAATTTTAACTTGTTTGCTTGAGATTTTATAAACTAACCCACAAAGACTTCGTGCTATAAATTCTCTCGCTGTGGCAGGTAAAAAACCGATTAAAAATAGAATTCCTATCCCAATCCAAGAAGGCCATAATTTGGGATGCAAAAGTCCCCAAGTAAAATCACAATCATATTTATTTTTTTTGCAGGACAAACTGGCTTCCTCACTCTTACAGCTGTAGTTATTATAATTATTTTTGAGCACAGTACTCTAGTTTATACAATTCAACCAATCGATGTAAATTAATTGTTACTAGAATATGTTTTCTATAGCTAAATCAATATAAATTATACCCTAATGTAGAGTGTGATAGATAAAGAAAGTTCAAGTGAAACGCCTAATAGAACAGCGTTTAATGAAATTAAAAGTGATGAAAAGAGAAAGACCACCTGAGTAGGTGGTCTTTTTAAAAGGCTGTTAATTCGCCGCGTTAGATTTTTCTACGCGACTTTTCAATTTTTGCCCAGGGCGGAATGTGACTACCCTGCGTGCAGAAATTGGAATATCTTCACCCGTTTTTGGATTCCTTCCCGGTCTTTGATTCTTATCCCTAAGGTCAAAATTGCCAAAGCCAGATAGCTTGACCTGCTCACCATTTTCGAGCGCACCACGAATTTCTTCGAAGAACAACTCTACCATCTCTTTTGCTAGGCGCTTGTTAATACCAAGCTCTTCAAAAAGATGTTCTGCCATTTCGGCTTTGGTAAGTGCCATACTTTAATCCCTCAACGATGCGTTGAACTCTTTTTTAAGAACAGAAACTATAGAATCAACTTGCTCTGTAATTTCTTTTTCTTCCAGTGTACGAGTAGTGTCTTGTAATGTCAGTGCAATTGCTAAGCTCTTCTTGCCTTCCTCAATACCTTTACCTTGGTAAACGTCGA is a window encoding:
- the ihfA gene encoding integration host factor subunit alpha; the protein is MALTKAEMAEHLFEELGINKRLAKEMVELFFEEIRGALENGEQVKLSGFGNFDLRDKNQRPGRNPKTGEDIPISARRVVTFRPGQKLKSRVEKSNAAN
- the lpxM gene encoding lauroyl-Kdo(2)-lipid IV(A) myristoyltransferase (LpxM is lauroyl-Kdo(2)-lipid IV(A) myristoyltransferase, an enzyme characterized in Escherichia coli and involved in biosynthesis of the form of lipid A found in that species and some closely related species.), coding for MSCKKNKYDCDFTWGLLHPKLWPSWIGIGILFLIGFLPATAREFIARSLCGLVYKISSKQVKICKANLNACFPQKSSDEIELLVRENIEYFLMTLLAQAELMLCNKDKLQKSVSLSGQQHIKKARDEGKPIIFISPHVWGLEHAGLRLSAELPMMAMTKAHRNPLFQWLTVKIRSSHGGHVYKREAGLRAMISALKEDRSFFYLPDEDLGPEKSVLAPFFNTTKATLPVVGRLAKAGDAVVLPVCVGYSKESHRFEVKVMEECDLDPIKCKQSEAQCLNDMIERSIMAHPEQYMWCLKVLKTRPEGEARLY
- a CDS encoding DUF885 domain-containing protein; protein product: MKKSLLALALTTALVGVTACSGSHSSNEVQHPQHSQVKSQAFSDFSQQFINDLWKQFPTWATYSGYHKYDGELVIPNQQSRTKTLAFVQKQRDALKQIKLSTLTISQTIDFRLIENVLDKIEWGINNGKAWQWNPAQYNVAGGFAQIINEDFAPLDQRLKSVLNRMQYIAAYYKAAKGNISNPTLEHTQLAIQQNKGGLGVFSDELIEKAKKSGLSESDKQLFVQRVNQSRQAIKGYVTWLHNLEKDLAKNGARSFRIGEKLYEQKFALDIQSGMTARQLYEKAVADKNRVQGEMVKLTDQLWSKYFTEPQPKDNKQAIRQLIEKLSVNHVKRDDFVAEVKKQIPELVDFVNKKQLITLDPSKPLVVRETPAYMRGFAGASISAPGPYDKHGNTYYNVTPLDAMSDGQAESYLREYNHWILQILNIHEAIPGHYTQLVYSNESPSLVKSLFGNGAMVEGWAVYTERMMLEEGYSNFEPEMWLMYYKWNLRVICNTILDYSIQVKGMTKQQGLDLLMNEAFQERAEAEGKWRRATLSQVQLTSYYSGYREIYDFREEYKQLLGKKFDLKQFHEKFLSYGSAPVKYIRQQMLAEIQ